The Candidatus Hydrogenedentota bacterium genome has a segment encoding these proteins:
- a CDS encoding PQQ-binding-like beta-propeller repeat protein yields the protein MKPHMLIKALAPVLCVLLANLPGATAQETSEQAVQTGPGHHFAAADYTGQKVFLVNADGEVEWEYETGGACNDIWVLPNGNLLFNTGTGVTGVNRDKEIVFRYASDSEIYACQPLANGNTFIAECNSGRLLEVDPAGAIVSELRLLPEGEDGGHIFMRNARKLVNGNYLVAHSGQEIVREYAQDGTVVKEFAAPGGPHSAIRLPDGNTLITCGDMREAPMVLEVDPDGREVWKVAHDELPGISLKFVAGVHRLPNGNTVLANWVGRDQFGQAPHLIEVTRDKEVVWTFQDHKTMKTISSVQILDVPGNPLLGEVLH from the coding sequence ATGAAACCGCATATGCTCATTAAAGCCCTGGCGCCTGTGTTGTGTGTGTTGCTCGCAAACTTGCCGGGAGCCACCGCGCAGGAGACCTCGGAGCAAGCCGTGCAGACGGGCCCGGGCCACCACTTTGCGGCGGCGGACTACACCGGCCAGAAGGTGTTTCTGGTGAACGCGGACGGCGAGGTGGAGTGGGAATACGAAACCGGCGGCGCCTGCAACGATATCTGGGTGCTCCCCAATGGCAACCTGCTTTTCAACACCGGCACGGGCGTGACCGGGGTCAACCGGGACAAGGAGATCGTGTTTCGCTACGCTTCCGATAGCGAAATCTACGCCTGCCAGCCCCTGGCCAACGGCAACACGTTCATCGCCGAGTGCAACAGCGGGCGCCTCCTGGAGGTGGACCCCGCCGGCGCAATCGTCAGCGAACTTCGGCTGCTTCCCGAGGGCGAGGACGGCGGCCATATCTTCATGCGCAATGCCCGAAAGCTGGTCAACGGCAATTACCTGGTGGCGCATTCGGGCCAGGAAATCGTCCGGGAATACGCGCAGGACGGGACCGTGGTCAAGGAATTCGCCGCGCCCGGCGGCCCGCACAGCGCGATCCGGCTTCCCGACGGGAACACGCTGATTACTTGTGGCGACATGCGCGAGGCCCCGATGGTCCTTGAAGTGGATCCCGATGGCCGGGAAGTCTGGAAAGTGGCGCACGACGAGTTGCCCGGCATATCGCTCAAGTTTGTCGCGGGGGTCCACCGGCTGCCAAACGGGAACACCGTTCTGGCGAACTGGGTGGGGCGCGACCAGTTTGGCCAGGCGCCGCACCTGATCGAGGTTACACGGGACAAGGAAGTCGTGTGGACTTTTCAGGACCACAAGACCATGAAGACGATCTCCAGCGTGCAGATTCTCGATGTGCCGGGCAATCCGCTGCTGGGCGAAGTGCTGCACTGA
- a CDS encoding NPCBM/NEW2 domain-containing protein, translated as MNPARRLRILPVFALLCATPVIALPHDPLGAALDSLLVRSSQGWGALGIDTAAAPAGGRPGSPLQLGETTFAHGIGHHAPGELVFTLPPDAYTAFAAEVGVHWQGGGKGSVIFQVFVDGALRFDSGIMTDSDPAQSVNVSLAGARELRLVSGDAGDGIACDMANWANARLLRDPDAPQFGLPSVLLSGEPAPAPSYAVASFYLIANASGPQVAALGESGFAVCVNPGEVAELVIPAANVKTPFSIEATVEHLHGEGAEVIVSVDGGEAKSVALVPGPNHIVVAAEPTGDETAIRLSTRGGGSGESLVRWRNLRWVTDRGAKALQALPDPPAEEVYPPPQLPALRPGMESALIEWDWRMQDGIETEREAVTYAAAIERTIARGGLLLSDLQESGVALEELAVQWQGVRDTLTRLIGANLDGDDPAWETLWREAHHLRRRIALSNPLAAVGPLVFAKHITGDMSHQLTQYYGRCARAGGGLFVLELPGQNMRTRALTQGQLPEGSFMQPEVSYDGDRILFAYCEVSSMIPQDDPARLDRFYHLYEIRPDGLGLRQLTEGPYNDFSPKELPNGKLMFISTRRGGYHRCGAGPCDVYTLAVAEADGSAPRTVSYHETQEWDPAVLEDGRVIYTRWDYVDRNAVHYQQLWVTHPDGSSPLAYYGNNTLNPVGVWEARPVSGSSRVMATAAAHHAMTAGSIILLDTTRGIDGLAPITRLTPDAPFPESETYVLPKNWHAPGSPKDYVTPEEERRWPGHCYRSPFPLSEKYFLAAYSFDALIGEPDANKANMFGLYLVDAFGNKELIYRDLNIASQWPVPLRARHRPPVLPDRLDPRLGEEGTYFVQDVYQSNVELPPGSVKGLRILQVLPKTTPHANNPPVGLANASPGRQVLGTAPVEEDGSAFFRAPARLPLSFQVLDERGQAIHTMRSITYLQPGEQASCVGCHEDRMSAPPHAPAGLALRRDPSALQPGPDGSKPLSYPLLVQPVLDKHCVSCHGAEPLAGSLGPHIDLTGAPEGHYTKSYVELAKRVPYSAWGASLEDNSEPAAGADRFGARASELMKMLFAGHEGVELASDEIERLVTWMDANALFYGTFRPEDQARQQRGERIEGPALE; from the coding sequence ATGAACCCTGCACGCCGCCTTCGGATATTGCCCGTCTTTGCGCTGCTCTGCGCAACGCCCGTGATTGCCCTGCCCCACGATCCCCTGGGCGCGGCCCTCGATTCACTCCTCGTCCGATCCAGCCAGGGCTGGGGCGCGCTCGGCATCGACACCGCCGCCGCGCCGGCTGGCGGGCGCCCGGGATCGCCATTGCAGCTGGGCGAGACGACCTTCGCACACGGGATCGGCCACCACGCGCCCGGGGAGTTGGTCTTCACATTGCCCCCGGACGCCTACACCGCGTTTGCCGCGGAGGTCGGGGTGCACTGGCAGGGCGGCGGTAAGGGCAGCGTAATCTTTCAGGTATTTGTGGACGGAGCGCTCCGATTCGACAGCGGGATCATGACGGACAGCGATCCCGCGCAATCGGTGAACGTATCCCTGGCGGGCGCGCGGGAATTGCGGCTCGTGTCCGGCGACGCGGGCGATGGCATAGCGTGCGATATGGCGAACTGGGCCAACGCGCGGCTGCTGCGCGACCCGGATGCGCCGCAATTCGGCCTGCCGTCCGTGCTGCTGTCCGGCGAACCGGCGCCCGCGCCCAGCTACGCGGTTGCGAGCTTTTATCTAATCGCGAATGCGTCGGGGCCCCAAGTGGCGGCGCTGGGGGAATCCGGCTTCGCCGTGTGCGTGAATCCGGGCGAAGTGGCGGAGTTGGTCATTCCCGCCGCGAATGTAAAAACTCCATTCTCTATCGAAGCCACTGTGGAGCATCTCCACGGCGAGGGCGCCGAAGTCATCGTCTCGGTGGACGGCGGCGAGGCGAAGTCCGTCGCGTTGGTTCCGGGTCCGAACCACATTGTGGTGGCGGCGGAGCCAACGGGCGACGAAACCGCAATCCGCCTTTCCACACGCGGCGGCGGAAGCGGCGAATCGCTCGTGCGATGGCGGAATCTTCGGTGGGTAACGGATCGGGGCGCGAAAGCCCTTCAGGCATTGCCCGATCCACCTGCGGAAGAAGTCTATCCGCCGCCCCAGCTGCCCGCCTTGCGCCCGGGCATGGAATCGGCCCTCATCGAGTGGGACTGGCGCATGCAGGACGGCATCGAGACGGAGCGCGAGGCGGTAACCTATGCCGCCGCTATAGAGCGCACGATCGCCCGAGGCGGCCTGCTCCTGAGCGACTTGCAGGAGAGCGGTGTCGCACTGGAGGAGTTGGCGGTGCAATGGCAGGGCGTGCGGGACACATTGACCAGGCTTATCGGGGCAAATCTGGATGGCGACGATCCGGCTTGGGAGACGCTCTGGCGGGAAGCCCACCACCTGCGACGTCGAATCGCGTTATCCAACCCGCTGGCGGCTGTCGGGCCGCTCGTATTCGCCAAACATATCACCGGCGACATGAGCCACCAGCTCACCCAGTACTACGGGCGTTGCGCTCGGGCGGGCGGTGGGTTGTTCGTGTTGGAATTGCCCGGCCAAAACATGCGCACCCGCGCGCTTACCCAGGGCCAGCTGCCCGAGGGCAGCTTCATGCAGCCAGAGGTAAGTTATGACGGGGATCGCATCCTCTTCGCCTACTGCGAAGTCTCCAGCATGATTCCCCAGGACGACCCCGCGCGGCTCGATCGCTTCTACCACCTTTACGAAATCCGGCCCGACGGTTTGGGACTCCGGCAACTGACCGAGGGCCCCTACAACGATTTCTCGCCGAAGGAGCTGCCCAACGGAAAGCTCATGTTCATTTCCACGCGGCGCGGCGGCTACCACCGATGTGGCGCCGGGCCTTGCGACGTATACACCCTGGCCGTCGCGGAAGCGGACGGCAGCGCGCCCCGCACCGTCTCCTACCACGAGACGCAGGAGTGGGATCCCGCGGTGCTGGAGGACGGCCGCGTGATCTACACGCGCTGGGACTACGTGGATCGGAACGCGGTCCATTACCAGCAGCTGTGGGTAACCCACCCGGACGGCAGTTCGCCCCTGGCCTACTATGGCAACAACACGCTCAATCCCGTGGGGGTGTGGGAAGCGCGGCCTGTGTCCGGTTCGTCCCGGGTCATGGCGACCGCCGCGGCGCACCACGCGATGACGGCGGGCTCGATCATCCTCCTGGATACCACCAGGGGGATCGATGGGCTCGCGCCAATCACGCGCCTGACCCCGGACGCGCCCTTCCCCGAAAGCGAAACCTATGTGCTCCCGAAGAACTGGCATGCGCCAGGGAGCCCGAAGGACTACGTGACGCCGGAAGAGGAACGGCGCTGGCCCGGCCATTGCTACCGCAGCCCCTTCCCGCTTTCCGAAAAATACTTCCTCGCGGCCTACAGCTTTGACGCGCTCATCGGCGAGCCCGACGCGAACAAGGCCAATATGTTCGGGCTGTATCTCGTGGATGCCTTCGGCAACAAGGAATTGATCTACCGCGACCTGAACATCGCGAGCCAGTGGCCCGTTCCCCTTCGCGCGCGACACCGGCCGCCCGTGTTGCCCGATCGCCTCGACCCGCGCCTGGGCGAGGAGGGCACATATTTCGTCCAGGACGTGTACCAGAGCAACGTGGAATTGCCCCCGGGTAGTGTCAAGGGGCTTCGCATTCTGCAGGTGCTGCCGAAGACCACGCCCCACGCCAATAATCCGCCCGTTGGTCTGGCGAACGCCTCGCCGGGCAGACAGGTGCTCGGCACGGCGCCGGTGGAAGAAGATGGCTCGGCCTTTTTCCGCGCGCCCGCCCGGCTCCCGCTGAGTTTCCAGGTGCTGGACGAGCGCGGCCAGGCGATCCATACCATGCGGAGCATCACCTACCTCCAACCGGGCGAACAGGCCTCGTGCGTCGGGTGCCACGAGGACCGCATGAGCGCGCCGCCCCACGCCCCCGCGGGCCTGGCCCTGCGCCGCGATCCTTCGGCACTCCAGCCGGGTCCGGATGGCTCCAAGCCGCTGAGCTACCCCTTGCTGGTGCAGCCGGTGCTCGACAAGCACTGCGTCTCATGCCATGGCGCCGAGCCGCTCGCCGGTTCGCTGGGGCCGCATATCGATCTGACCGGCGCGCCCGAAGGCCACTACACCAAATCGTATGTGGAGTTGGCCAAACGGGTGCCCTACTCCGCGTGGGGGGCGAGCCTGGAGGATAACAGCGAACCCGCGGCGGGCGCGGACCGCTTCGGCGCGCGCGCCAGTGAACTCATGAAGATGCTGTTCGCGGGCCATGAGGGGGTCGAGCTGGCATCGGACGAAATCGAGCGGCTGGTGACCTGGATGGACGCCAATGCGCTGTTTTACGGAACCTTCAGGCCCGAGGATCAAGCCCGCCAACAGCGGGGAGAGCGTATTGAGGGTCCCGCGCTCGAATAA
- a CDS encoding c-type cytochrome, producing MTHSAPHRTFRALLACLAVIAIAPAAAGETYRSPLALAAAGGKVYVAEFTANQVTVFDPAQNAVEGVIPLPGPPTGLVLAPDGGHLYVTLGGPAGQIAIVRLADRALAASLAAGHSPTAPTITPDGETLFVCNQHNNNVVAFDLAGKAAPVHIPVSREPVAAAMTPDGARLFVANLLPAGRADDNYVAATVDVIDVPSRQVAGAIPLPNGSSSLLGICVSPDGQYAYVTHILSRYQLPTTQLERGWVNTNAVTIIDTARMAAVNTVLLDDVDLGAANPWGIACTPDGQWLCVAISGTHELSILDRERLHEKLAAAEAGGERDNVPNDLSFTAELRHRVKLLGKGPRGVAALDSRVFAAEYFSGALASVDLTGDRTPRAESFMLGPEPPLTPERAGDLFFHDATVCFQQWQSCASCHPGDARVDGLNWDLLNDGMGNPKNSRSLLHAFDTPPTTVTGVREDATMSVRSGIRFILFNQAPEEQAATVDAYLKALRPVPSPHLVNGELSPAAERGREIFDAANCANCHVPPLFTDLKTHHVGTGLGREADTAFDTPTLIEIWRTAPYLHDGRAANLMEMLTTFNRGDTHGKTSNLTAEQLQDLVEYLLSL from the coding sequence GTGACGCACAGCGCGCCCCACCGGACCTTTCGGGCTCTGCTTGCCTGCCTCGCCGTAATCGCGATCGCGCCGGCGGCGGCCGGCGAAACCTACCGCTCGCCCCTCGCGCTCGCGGCGGCCGGCGGAAAGGTCTACGTCGCCGAGTTCACGGCCAATCAGGTGACCGTGTTCGACCCCGCGCAAAACGCCGTGGAGGGCGTCATCCCGCTGCCGGGCCCGCCCACGGGGCTCGTCCTGGCGCCGGACGGCGGCCACCTGTACGTCACCCTGGGCGGCCCCGCGGGCCAGATCGCGATCGTCCGGCTCGCCGACCGCGCGCTGGCGGCTTCGCTGGCCGCCGGGCACAGCCCCACGGCGCCCACGATTACCCCCGATGGCGAAACACTCTTCGTATGCAACCAGCACAACAACAACGTCGTGGCATTTGACCTCGCCGGAAAAGCCGCCCCCGTGCACATCCCCGTCAGCCGCGAGCCGGTGGCCGCCGCCATGACGCCGGATGGCGCGCGCCTCTTTGTGGCGAACCTGCTTCCCGCCGGACGCGCCGACGACAACTACGTCGCCGCCACCGTCGATGTGATCGATGTCCCCTCCCGGCAAGTCGCGGGCGCGATTCCATTGCCCAACGGCAGCAGCAGCCTGCTCGGTATCTGTGTCTCCCCGGACGGGCAGTATGCGTACGTAACGCATATCCTCTCCCGCTACCAGCTGCCGACCACCCAGCTCGAACGCGGCTGGGTCAACACCAACGCGGTGACTATTATCGACACCGCCCGTATGGCGGCCGTCAACACGGTTCTCCTCGACGATGTTGATCTTGGCGCCGCCAACCCCTGGGGAATCGCCTGCACCCCCGACGGGCAATGGCTCTGCGTGGCCATCTCGGGGACCCACGAACTGAGCATCCTGGACCGCGAGCGCCTGCATGAGAAGCTGGCCGCCGCCGAGGCCGGCGGCGAGCGGGACAATGTGCCGAACGACTTGTCCTTCACCGCGGAACTGCGGCATCGCGTGAAACTCCTCGGCAAAGGACCCCGGGGCGTCGCCGCACTGGATTCCCGCGTCTTCGCGGCGGAGTATTTCAGCGGCGCCCTCGCTTCGGTCGACCTCACCGGCGATCGCACCCCGCGCGCCGAATCCTTCATGCTTGGCCCCGAACCACCTTTGACCCCCGAACGCGCAGGCGACCTCTTTTTCCATGACGCCACCGTCTGCTTCCAGCAATGGCAGAGTTGCGCAAGCTGCCATCCCGGGGACGCGCGGGTGGATGGGCTCAACTGGGACCTGCTCAACGACGGCATGGGCAACCCGAAGAACTCCCGGAGCCTGCTCCACGCCTTTGATACGCCGCCGACAACGGTCACCGGCGTGCGGGAAGACGCCACCATGTCCGTGCGCTCGGGCATCCGCTTCATCCTGTTCAACCAGGCGCCGGAAGAACAGGCCGCGACCGTGGACGCCTACCTGAAGGCCCTCAGGCCGGTTCCCAGCCCGCACCTCGTCAATGGCGAATTGTCACCGGCGGCGGAGCGCGGCAGGGAGATCTTCGACGCCGCCAACTGCGCCAACTGCCACGTCCCGCCGCTCTTCACCGACCTGAAAACCCACCACGTTGGCACCGGGCTCGGCCGCGAGGCCGACACCGCGTTCGACACGCCCACGCTCATCGAAATCTGGCGCACGGCGCCCTACCTCCACGACGGACGGGCCGCGAACCTGATGGAAATGCTCACCACGTTCAACAGGGGCGACACCCACGGAAAGACCAGCAACCTGACCGCGGAGCAACTGCAAGACCTCGTCGAATACCTGCTCTCGCTCTGA